The sequence CTAAAGCTCTTTGGACCAATCGGACATTTACGGACTGTAATACCCCCCACCTACTCTTTTCGCTTCCTTAAAGACTTGAGATGGGAGGTATTACTGATCATTCATGCGGGACAAAAAAACATCTACCGTTAGATAGATGATTGTTGTTTTAATGCTGCATCTAATGCAATTTCAATCATATCATTAAAAGTAGTTTCTCTCTCTTTAGCTGTAGTCTCTTCCCCAGTAAGAATGTGGTCACTTACAGTTAAAACAGATAGAGCATTCCGATCATATTTAGCTGCAATTGTGTAAAGCGCAGTAGTTTCCATCTCAACAGCTAGTACTTGATATTTTGCAAGCAAAGCAAAAATCTCTGGGTTATCTCGATAAAAAGAATCGCTAGTAAAAACATTGCCCACTTTAACAGAAAGGTTTTTTTCGATAGCTGAGTCATATGCATTTTTCAAGAGACCAAAATGAGCAGTAGGTGCATAATCAATACCACCAAACACCATACGATTAATCTGGGAATCTGTCGTAGAAGTCATGGCAAGTACTACATCTCTCACTTTGACATCTTTCTGTATAGCTCCACAAGATCCAACACGAATTAATGTTTTG comes from Bacillaceae bacterium S4-13-56 and encodes:
- the deoD gene encoding purine-nucleoside phosphorylase, with translation MSVHIGAKNGEIADKILLPGDPLRAKYIAENFLESPTLYNEVRGMYGYTGTYKGERISVQGTGMGAPSISIYVNELIQSYDVKTLIRVGSCGAIQKDVKVRDVVLAMTSTTDSQINRMVFGGIDYAPTAHFGLLKNAYDSAIEKNLSVKVGNVFTSDSFYRDNPEIFALLAKYQVLAVEMETTALYTIAAKYDRNALSVLTVSDHILTGEETTAKERETTFNDMIEIALDAALKQQSSI